The Fulvia fulva chromosome 6, complete sequence genome includes a window with the following:
- a CDS encoding Cytochrome P450 monooxygenase codes for MLFTTQNPAAIAGLCIGLGLFAIVVRALANPLKKVPGPWHSTFTRLPLKLAIIRGRRIYYIDALHTKYGPYVRVAPNEIAVSDIEGFSQIHRIGTDFMKSEWYHKFTAQGDKYSLLTMTNAKEHGARRRMFSRPLSHNFLFEHWHGTVKEMTTLAIRSMRDEATSKGKTNALMWFTLMASDVVGSLMQGESFGGLQLGGISELVDIVLERVKIGTIAYEIPIIRSIQHLLEYIRLPRAYIPQIFHSHSDIANVAKFSVESIQNSDHTKNVFSNIAVEAEKGEKLDIPDMVNEAITFIIAGTDTTAVTLTYLLWLVLSRPELQAKLENETATLPVNFAESDVEKLPLLNAVISETLRLHTPAPGALPRIVPPGGAIMGSIPIPAGTIATTQAYTYHRNATLFPEPYEFLPSRWLNDEVSPEAKKVFHPLGSGSRICVGMHLAYMELRLASAEFFRVCKGACLAASVTDESMEMENHFLMAPRGHKLEIVLPKK; via the exons ATGCTCTTTACAACACAGAACCCTGCGGCCATTGCCGGTCTTTGCATCGGTCTCGGACTCTTTGCT ATCGTAGTCCGTGCCTTGGCCAACCCTCTGAAGAAGGTGCCAGGACCGTGGCACAGTACTTTCACAAGACTTCCCCTCAAGCTAGCGATCATCAGAGGACGCCGCATCTACTATATCGATGCGCTTCATACCAAGTATGGACCATATGTCCGCGTCGCCCCGAACGAGATTGCCGTCAGCGACATCgaggggttttcacagaTCCACCGCATTGGAACGGACTTCATGAAATCGGAATGGTATCACAAGTTTACTGCTCAAGGCGATAAATACTCGCTCCTGACGATGACGAACGCAAAAGAACACGGTGCCAGACGACGCATGTTTTCGCGACCACTCAGCCACAACTTTCTATTCGAGCATTGGCATGGTACAGTCAAGGAGATGACTACACTCGCCATACGCTCGATGCGTGATGAAGCAACAAGCAAGGGCAAAACGAACGCCTTAATGTGGTTCACTTTGATGGCTTCAGACGTTGTGGGATCACTCATGCAAGGAGAGAGCTTTGGTGGCCTACAGCTAGGAGGC ATCTCGGAGTTGGTTGATATCGTCCTGGAACGGGTAAAGATCGGGACGATAGCCTATGAGATACCCATCATCAGGTCCATACAACACCTGCTGGAATACATACGACTACCTAGGGCTTATATCCCACAAATCTTCCACTCGCACTCCGACATAGCGAACGTTGCAAAATTCAGCGTTGAGAGTATTCAGAATAGCGATCATACAAAGAACGTCTTCTCGAACATTGCTGTCGAAGCGGAGAAGGGCGAGAAGCTGGATATCCCTGACATGGTGAATGAGGCCATCACATTCATTATTGCTGGAACCGATACCACGGCGGTCACTCTGACATATCTCCTATGGCTGGTTCTTTCGCGGCCCGAGTTACAAGCAAAGCTGGAGAACGAGACCGCCACGTTGCCTGTGAATTTCGCCGAATCAGACGTGGAGAAACTTCCGTTGCTGAATGCCGTCATCTCAGAGACACTCCGTCTACATACTCCCGCTCCAGGTGCACTGCCTAGAATTGTCCCACCCGGTGGAGCCATTATGGGAAGCATCCCGATTCCCGCTGGAACTATAGCCACCACGCAGGCGTACACCTACCACCGAAACGCAACTCTCTTCCCCGAACCTTATGA ATTCCTCCCCTCCCGATGGCTCAACGACGAAGTCTCCCCAGAAGCGAAGAAGGTCTTCCATCCTCTTGGCTCCGGCTCTCGTATCTGTGTGGGCATGCATCTCGCATACATGGAGCTCCGCCTCGCGAGTGCTGAGTTCTTCCGAGTCTGCAAAGGAGCTTGTCTGGCGGCTTCGGTGACGGATGAGTCGATGGAGATGGAGAACCACTTCTTGATGGCGCCGCGAGGGCATAAGTTGGAGATCGTGTTACCCAAGAAGTGA